The Medicago truncatula cultivar Jemalong A17 chromosome 4, MtrunA17r5.0-ANR, whole genome shotgun sequence genome includes a region encoding these proteins:
- the LOC11410173 gene encoding DNA-directed RNA polymerase III subunit 1 — protein sequence MNMSKTNGIIFTKDPYIEKAEPRKIAGISYSTLSDKDITKIGEAQVWQDRYYDAFKKAVEGGVLDPRLGPANKSSPSCATCHGNFTDCQGHYGYLPLAQPVFNVGFLSTIVKILKCICKNCARILLDKDHIKREKYFEKMNNPKLDGLQKMAVFDDIMKNFKSAKKECPRCGYINGSVKQQRATLSILHDCSKANNDDVAELQSALPHINNYRACNDLTSRTLYPAVVLELFKKMHGKDCTLLYIAEKPENLIITNIAVPPIVIRPSVMMDGQSNENDITEKLKKIIQANAIMQQESVETQKYQDAYLMLQFEVAQYINSDVKGGPYNLQMSKPLTGFIQRIKGKQGRFRSNLSGKRVEYTGRTVISPDPNLKITEVAIPIHMARILTYPERVTHHNIEKLRQCVRNGPDKYPGARMVKEAGGNSWNLKILTRTRRADELKFGDIVERHIEDGDVVLFNRQPSLHRMSMMCHRARVMPWRTLRFNESVCNPYNADFDGDEMNIHVPQTEEARTEALLLMTVQNNLCTPKNGEILVASTQDFLTSSFLITRKDTFYDRSTFSLICSYMGDGMDPVDLPTPAIIKPVELWSGKQLFNILLRPHANVRVYVTLTVMEKNYGSKLDDREREFKTMCPDDGFVYFRNSELISGQLGKVTLGNGNKDGLFSVLLRDYKSYAAASCMNRLAKLSARWIGNHGFSIGIDDVQPKDKLIKGKEKTIEDGYKKCDGYIEDFNKGELKLAPGCDAAQTLESKIFSTLNGLRDTTAKVCMETLHWRNSPLIMSQCGSKGSPINICQMVACVGQQSVGGCRATNGFIDRNLPHFPKKANTPDAKGFVKDSFFTGLSATEFFFHTMGGREGLVDTAVKTADTGYMSRRLMKALEDLFLHYDYTVRDANCSLVQFCYGDDGMDPAGMEGKNGKPLNFDRLFLRSKAICPADGDDTILSSSDVHKVLHEKLSEVGMSKLVEKNASNNDITPAVGFSTDFLKSLQSFVGENTKLTESITEDDSNNLKNLKNFISRISGISRRQLEVFLDICLSRYRIKKIEAGTPIGAIGAQSIGEPGTQMTLKTFHFAGVASMNVTLGVPRIQEIIDGARNIKTPIITAILEREDNAETARAVKGRIEKTNLGQVAKSIKVVYSYTLAAVFISLDMGIIEKAGLNIDANIVKESILQTGKLKLKPENIKILDIKKLQVEPQGCSRSEILFQLNNLKNLLPSVVVKGVKTVERTVLEIKKNKTDNGKESETYTLLAEGEGLKEVMGIEGVDGHKTVTNHIIEMRNVLGIEAARYGIIDQIQYTMKQHGMSIDVRHIMLLADMMTVRGQVLGMTRHGIQKMGRSALMLASFESSTDYLFDASLRGKGDPIEGVSDCIIMGKPIQIGTGMIEVKQRLDPPVLPQGARPILSRV from the exons ATGAATATGTCCAAAACCAACGGCATAATCTTCACGAAGGATCCTTACATCGAGAAAGCAGAACCTCGCAAAAT CGCGGGAATTTCATATTCGACGCTATCGGATAAAGATATCACCAAAATTGGCGAAGCTCAAGTGTGGCAAGATCGTTACTATGATGCATTTAAAAAGGCCGTTGAAGGCGGCGTGTTGGATCCTCGTCTG GGCCCTGCTAATAAGAGTAGTCCTTCCTGTGCAACATGCCACGGGAATTTTACTGATTGTCAAGGGCACTACGGATACTTACCACTTGCCCAACCTGTTTTCAATGTCGGATTCTTAAGTACAATTGTAAAAATACTGAAGTGCATTTGTAAG AATTGTGCTCGTATTCTCCTTGATAAAGATCACATCAAGCGTGAAAagtattttgagaaaatgaacaATCCCAAATTGGATGGGTTGCAGAAGATGGCTGTGTTTGATGATATAATGAAAAATTTCAAATCTGCTAAAAAAGAGTGCCCAAGATGTGGATATATCAATG GTTCAGTAAAGCAACAGAGGGCTACCCTGAGCATTCTTCATGACTGCTCAAAGGCTAACAATGATGACGTTGCAGAGCTCCAATCAGCTCTTCCTCATATAAACAATTATAGGGCATGCAACGACTTGACTTCTCGAACGCTTTACCCTGCCGTGGTTCTTGAATTGTTTAAAAAGATGCATGGCAAG GACTGTACATTACTTTATATTGCTGAAAAACCAGAGAATCTCATCATAACAAACATTGCTGTGCCACCTATAGTTATTCGACCTTCAGTCATGATGGATGGACAGAG TAATGAAAATGACATAACCGAGAAGCTAAAGAAAATAATCCAGGCAAATGCTATCATGCAACAAGAATCAGTTGAGACACAAAAATATCAG GACGCTTATCTTATGCTTCAATTCGAGGTTGCTCAATACATAAATAGTGATGTTAAAGGTGGACCATACAATCTGCAAATGAGCAAGCCTTTAACTGGTTTTATTCAGCGCATTAAAGGGAAGCAGGGTCGTTTCCGTAGCAATCTGTCTGGAAAACGTGTTGAGTATACTGGCAGGACAGTTATTTCACCCGATCCTAATCTAAAGATTACCGAG GTTGCAATACCCATCCATATGGCTCGCATTTTGACTTATCCTGAGCGTGTTACACATCACAACATAGAAAAGTTGAGACAATGTGTGAGAAATGGTCCTGATAAGTATCCTGGTGCAAGGATGGTTAAAGAGGCTGGGGGTAACTCATG gaatttgaaaattttgactAGGACGCGCCGTGCTGATGAACTGAAATTTGGTGATATTGTTGAACGCCATATAGAAGATGGAGACGTTGTTCTTTTCAACAGGCAACCAAGCTTGCATCGGATGTCTATGATGTGTCATAGg GCAAGGGTTATGCCTTGGAGAACTTTGAGATTTAATGAATCCGTATGTAATCCATATAATGCCGATTTTGATGGTGATGAGATGAACATACATGTTCCACAGACTGAGGAAGCTCGAACAGAGGCTCTTTTGTTGATGACG GTGCAAAACAATTTGTGCACACCAAAAAACGGGGAAATTCTAGTTGCCTCTACGCAAGACTTTTTAACCTCTTCCTTTCTCATAACTAGGAAAGATACTTTTTATGACCGTTCCACATTTTCACTTATTTGCTCATACATGGGGGACGGCATGGATCCTGTTGATTTGCCAACTCCTGCAATTATTAAG CCAGTTGAACTCTGGAGTGGTAAACAgttatttaacattttattgCGCCCACACGCAAATGTGAGGGTCTATGTGACCCTCACTGTAATGGAGAAAAATTACGGCTCAAAGCTTGATGACAGGGAAAGAGAATTCAAAACAATGTGCCCGGATGATGGATTTGTTTATTTTCGCAATAGTGAGTTAATCTCCGGACAACTTGGAAAGGTGACATTAG GAAATGGCAACAAGGATGGACTTTTCTCTGTGCTACTAAGAGACTATAAATCATATGCTGCTGCTTCTTGCATGAACCGTCTTGCTAAATTAAG TGCTCGGTGGATAGGTAATCATGGGTTCTCGATAGGCATTGATGACGTCCAACCGAAAGATAAATTGAtcaaagggaaagaaaaaacgATTGAGGATGGTTACAAGAAGTGTGATGGTTATATAGAAGATTTCAATAAAGGAGAGCTAAAACTCGCACCTGGTTGTGATGCTGCTCAGACATTAGAGTCTAAGATATTTAGTACATTAAATGGCTTGCGTGATACAACAGCGAAg GTTTGCATGGAAACATTACACTGGAGGAATAGTCCATTGATCATGTCGCAGTGTGGCTCTAAAGGATCTCCTATCAATATATGTCAAATGGTTGCCTGTGTTGGTCAACAGTCGGTTGGAGGTTGCCGTGCTACTAATGGGTTCATAGATCGAAATCTTCCTCATTTCCCTAAAAAAGCGAACACCCCTGAT GCTAAAGGTTTTGTTAAAGATTCCTTTTTCACTGGATTGTCAGCTACTGAGTTTTTCTTCCATACAATGGGAGGGAGAGAAGGGCTCGTTGATACAGCG GTCAAAACTGCAGACACTGGATATATGTCTCGTAGATTAATGAAAGCTCTAGAAGACTTATTTTTACATTATGATTACACTGTAAGAGATGCCAATTGTAGTCTTGTTCAGTTTTGTTATGGTGATGATGGCATGGATCCAGCAGGCATGGAAGGCAAAAATGGAAAACCTTTAAATTTTGATCGATTATTTCtcagaagcaag GCCATATGTCCAGCTGATGGAGATGATACAATCTTATCTTCTTCAGATGTGCATAAAGTACTTCATGAGAAGCTTTCAGAAGTTGGTATGTCTAAGTTAGTGGAGAAGAATGCTTCAAACAATGATATAACGCCTGCAGTGGGCTTCTCTACTGATTTCTTAAAATCTCTACAATCTTTTGTCggagaaaatacaaaattaactgAAAGTATCACCGAGGACGATTCCAATAATTTGAAGAACCTAAAGAACTTTATTTCGAGGATATCTGGAATCAGTCGCAGACAACTAGAG GTTTTTCTAGATATTTGTCTATCACGTTatcgtataaaaaaaattgaggctgGAACTCCGATTGGCGCAATTGGAGCTCAAAGTATTGGTGAACCTGGGACTCAGATGACTTTGAAAACTTTTCACTTTGCTGGGGTTGCAAGCATGA ATGTTACTCTTGGAGTTCCTCGCATTCAAGAAATAATAGATGGAGCACGCAATATTAAGACACCGATCATCACTGCAATACTTGAGAGGGAGGATAATGCAGAAACTGCAAGGGCAGTGAAAGGCCgcatagaaaaaacaaatttaggcCAG GTTGCGAAGAGTATTAAAGTTGTTTACTCTTACACATTAGCGGCAGTTTTTATCTCGCTGGACATGGGCATAATCGAAAAGGCAGGACTGAATATAGATGCCAATATTGTGAAAGAATCAATTTTGCAGACTGGAAAACTGAAGTTGAAGCCAGAG aatATTAAGATTTTGGATATTAAAAAGCTTCAAGTGGAACCCCAAGGGTGTAGCCGAAGTGAAATCCTTTTTCAACTTAATAATCTCAAAAATTTGCTTCCATCAGTAGTCGTGAAG GGAGTTAAAACTGTCGAACGAACTGTcctagaaattaaaaaaaataaaaccgaTAATGGTAAAGAATCTGAGACGTACACATTACTGGCGGAAGG CGAGGGCCTTAAAGAGGTTATGGGTATTGAAGGGGTTGATGGACATAAAACTGTTACTAATCATATCATTGAAATGAGGAACGTTCTGGGAATTGAGGCTGCCAGATATGGTATCATTGATCAGATACAGTATACAATGAAACAGCATGGAATGAGTATAGACGTACGCCATATTATGCTTCTAGCAGATATGATGACTGTCCGG GGTCAAGTCCTTGGAATGACAAGACATGGAATTCAAAAGATGGGCAGAAGTGCACTAATGCTTGCATCATTTGAGAGTTCAACAGACTATCTTTTCGATGCATCCTTGCGTGGGAAGGGTGACCCAATTGAAGGAGTGAGTGATTGCATAATCATGGGTAAACCTATTCAGATAGGCACTGGAATGATCGAGGTCAAACAAAG GTTGGATCCTCCGGTGCTGCCACAAGGAGCCAGGCCTATTCTATCTAGGGTTTGA